From the genome of Spirosomataceae bacterium TFI 002, one region includes:
- a CDS encoding Outer membrane protein beta-barrel domain-containing protein — MKRLLTVLIGSFMSLNALATTFASDTTIVEFTDKKSQKRITVITPDDNRFEIPVNLNLENLLKEMGIDSSQRNRALVLVGKNENKQDTILVISQEGQRISIIANEKLQRVSKKIVDGLENENKNQDNEGFEEEEQKEIEEEKTYVQETKRFFSKSDFGLYIGLNGFQNDPPSSQAKLRAWPSRYIALSFRKNITLIKGQQMDLALSYAPEFAWYNFMFVNNNGVNFENDQISFVDLNKATKKSKLVVPNINLPVMLHFGFKEAKFKIGVGGYVGYRIGGYSKIKETNNNKDKIKSNYGLEDFQYGLTAEAGKRRGFTVFFRYQLNDLFQADQVNATGVRPFSVGIRI, encoded by the coding sequence ATGAAAAGACTCTTAACTGTACTCATAGGCTCTTTCATGAGTCTCAATGCCTTGGCAACAACTTTTGCCTCTGATACTACGATTGTAGAATTCACAGACAAAAAATCTCAGAAAAGGATAACAGTAATTACTCCGGATGACAATAGGTTCGAAATCCCCGTAAATCTTAACTTGGAAAACCTATTAAAAGAAATGGGGATTGATTCAAGTCAGAGAAACCGAGCTCTTGTCTTAGTAGGAAAAAATGAGAACAAACAAGATACAATATTAGTAATATCGCAAGAAGGGCAACGAATTAGTATCATAGCCAATGAAAAATTACAACGAGTTTCTAAGAAAATTGTAGATGGCTTAGAAAACGAAAATAAAAACCAAGACAATGAAGGCTTTGAAGAAGAAGAACAAAAGGAAATAGAAGAAGAGAAAACCTATGTTCAAGAAACAAAGCGTTTTTTTTCCAAAAGTGACTTTGGACTATATATTGGACTTAATGGCTTTCAAAATGATCCTCCAAGCTCACAAGCAAAACTTAGAGCATGGCCTTCTAGATACATTGCTCTCTCTTTCCGGAAAAACATAACGTTAATTAAAGGACAGCAAATGGACTTGGCACTTAGTTATGCCCCAGAGTTCGCTTGGTACAACTTTATGTTTGTCAATAACAATGGAGTTAATTTCGAAAATGATCAAATTAGTTTCGTTGACCTGAATAAAGCAACTAAGAAATCAAAGCTTGTTGTACCTAATATAAACTTGCCTGTTATGTTACACTTTGGATTTAAAGAAGCCAAATTCAAAATTGGTGTTGGTGGTTATGTTGGCTACCGTATTGGAGGTTACTCCAAAATCAAAGAAACAAATAATAACAAGGATAAAATCAAATCAAATTACGGTCTAGAAGATTTCCAATACGGACTAACAGCAGAAGCTGGCAAAAGGCGTGGGTTCACGGTATTTTTCAGATATCAACTTAATGATCTATTCCAA
- a CDS encoding RNA polymerase sigma-70 factor, ECF subfamily, whose protein sequence is MTKILSLLGSDHDLAKAIKQGDNKALNTFYDKYAGKMLAICKRYLSDGMIAEDVMMEGLTKVITKIDKFSFNGSFEGWVKRIIVNEALMKIRSQKNNEVDIENVAYALPVANQGDHLEAEDLHKMVASLPDGYRTVFNMYAIEGYGHKEIAEKLGISEGTSKSQLSRARAMLQNMLQEIEHSDNKQIKRK, encoded by the coding sequence ATGACAAAAATTTTATCCCTGCTTGGCTCCGACCATGACTTGGCAAAAGCAATAAAGCAAGGTGACAACAAAGCTCTTAATACCTTCTACGATAAGTATGCTGGCAAAATGCTTGCCATTTGCAAAAGATACTTATCCGACGGTATGATAGCGGAGGACGTCATGATGGAGGGGCTTACAAAAGTGATTACTAAAATTGACAAGTTCAGTTTTAATGGCAGTTTTGAGGGTTGGGTTAAAAGGATAATCGTCAATGAAGCTTTAATGAAAATAAGGTCTCAAAAAAACAACGAAGTAGATATTGAAAATGTAGCATATGCATTACCCGTCGCAAATCAAGGAGACCATTTAGAAGCTGAAGATCTTCACAAAATGGTAGCAAGCCTTCCCGACGGCTACAGAACAGTTTTCAACATGTATGCAATTGAGGGCTATGGACATAAAGAGATAGCTGAGAAACTTGGAATTAGTGAAGGAACTTCTAAGTCCCAATTAAGCAGAGCAAGAGCAATGCTACAGAACATGTTACAAGAAATAGAACACAGTGATAATAAACAAATTAAAAGAAAATGA
- a CDS encoding cAMP-binding domain of CRP or a regulatory subunit of cAMP-dependent protein kinases, whose product MKKTFNFKFKNLALLIMFDLFIQAVKGIHPISAKIQRDLERRLVKTNHEAGEIIIPIGKVNDKLYFIEEGMVRCFYHKKEKGKNVEMTSWLINDFNFVYVPHSFIAQSPSVEAVETLEPTTLISISYEALQELYQKYHEAAYIGRLITEMYLVMYDERVRSLRMMSAKDRHDAFKDNFPVIYEKASKKHIASFLGLTPETLSRIRAKSDD is encoded by the coding sequence ATGAAGAAAACCTTTAATTTTAAATTTAAAAACCTAGCTTTACTTATTATGTTCGACTTATTTATTCAAGCTGTTAAAGGTATTCATCCAATTTCTGCAAAGATACAGAGAGATTTGGAACGTCGGCTTGTGAAAACCAATCATGAAGCGGGTGAAATTATTATTCCGATTGGAAAGGTTAATGATAAGTTGTATTTCATCGAAGAAGGAATGGTAAGGTGTTTTTACCACAAAAAAGAAAAAGGTAAGAATGTAGAAATGACTTCGTGGCTTATCAATGACTTTAACTTCGTTTATGTCCCTCATAGTTTTATAGCTCAGTCTCCAAGCGTTGAGGCCGTGGAGACATTAGAACCAACAACACTTATTTCTATTAGTTATGAGGCATTGCAGGAATTGTATCAAAAATACCATGAGGCAGCTTATATTGGCCGCTTAATTACAGAAATGTATTTAGTAATGTATGATGAGAGGGTGAGATCATTAAGAATGATGAGTGCCAAAGATCGACATGATGCGTTCAAAGATAACTTTCCTGTTATTTATGAGAAGGCTTCAAAGAAACATATTGCGTCATTTTTAGGATTAACTCCTGAAACATTAAGTCGAATTAGAGCCAAAAGTGACGATTAG
- a CDS encoding arylsulfatase A produces the protein MRIKLFLCFFIFSTLLFGCNKNQSKPNVLIILTDDQGWGDLSLHKNPYVETPNIDKLANSSISFDRFYVSPLCAPTRASLLTGKYHPRTGTIGVTGGLERMNTEEQTLAEIFKENGYSTGCFGKWHNGEHFPENPIGQGFDEFVGFTAGHWNNYFDTEIQNYDKMVQYEGYLPDYLSDNAIGFIQKNKSNPFLCYLPLNTPHTPHQVSDKYFEKYKKKGLDDELSAIYGMVENIDDNVGKVLQALEDEGLYDNTIVIFMSDNGPNGIRFNGNMKGKKGSVDEGGVRSPLFVRWPNKWKEPKFITQLSAHIDILPTLISLCGLKLNEKPNFDGVDLSPNLDSIVTDFDREIYSLVTYDDSLPDFPGAIRTQNFRWVKQKNEFLLFDMLNDPDQKTNLINALPEVHRQFNLKYNNWFNEVTKDIKVANRKSIPIGYKEVSKLEAQAPQASFSNNIRFFEGHGWANDWLCNISSNDSIWWNLDSESKLKYKVYLKYTCEENEVGGTLTLSLNQQEIKNQIKEAFNPKFIPSPDRVPRKEAYEKTWKELFLGTIEIPAGQSRIYLTTNHEEGKTIGHIKGLVFELQGD, from the coding sequence ATGAGAATTAAACTTTTTCTTTGCTTTTTTATCTTTTCAACCCTCCTTTTTGGGTGTAATAAAAATCAATCAAAGCCCAATGTTCTAATTATTCTAACCGATGATCAAGGATGGGGCGACTTGTCACTACATAAAAATCCGTACGTCGAAACTCCAAATATTGACAAGTTGGCAAATTCGTCAATTTCATTTGACCGGTTCTATGTAAGTCCATTGTGTGCACCAACTAGGGCAAGTTTATTAACAGGAAAATACCACCCAAGAACAGGTACCATTGGCGTCACCGGCGGACTTGAGCGAATGAATACCGAGGAACAAACATTAGCCGAAATTTTTAAAGAAAACGGATACTCAACTGGCTGTTTTGGGAAATGGCACAATGGAGAACATTTCCCTGAAAACCCGATTGGACAAGGTTTTGATGAATTTGTTGGTTTCACTGCAGGGCATTGGAATAATTACTTTGATACAGAAATTCAGAATTACGATAAAATGGTTCAGTATGAAGGCTACCTACCAGATTATTTAAGCGATAATGCAATAGGCTTTATTCAGAAAAACAAGTCCAATCCGTTTCTATGCTATTTGCCTCTGAATACTCCGCACACTCCTCATCAAGTTTCTGATAAGTATTTCGAAAAATACAAAAAGAAAGGTTTGGACGATGAATTATCCGCCATTTATGGAATGGTTGAAAATATTGACGACAATGTGGGCAAAGTACTTCAAGCCCTAGAGGATGAAGGGCTTTACGACAATACTATTGTCATTTTCATGAGTGATAATGGACCGAACGGAATTCGATTTAATGGAAACATGAAAGGCAAAAAAGGCAGTGTTGATGAAGGGGGAGTTAGGAGCCCGCTCTTTGTAAGATGGCCAAACAAATGGAAAGAGCCAAAATTCATCACACAACTGAGTGCACATATAGATATCCTGCCTACACTAATTAGCCTCTGTGGACTTAAGCTAAATGAAAAGCCAAACTTCGACGGGGTAGATCTCAGCCCTAATCTTGATTCTATAGTTACTGATTTTGATAGGGAAATATACAGTCTTGTGACTTATGACGATTCACTGCCCGACTTCCCTGGTGCCATAAGAACTCAAAACTTCAGATGGGTAAAACAAAAGAACGAATTCTTGCTTTTTGATATGCTTAATGATCCAGATCAAAAAACAAACTTAATTAATGCCTTACCTGAAGTTCACCGACAATTTAATTTGAAATACAATAACTGGTTCAATGAGGTTACAAAAGACATAAAAGTCGCGAATAGGAAATCAATCCCAATTGGCTATAAAGAAGTTTCCAAACTTGAAGCCCAAGCACCTCAGGCCAGTTTTTCAAATAATATTAGGTTTTTTGAGGGACATGGTTGGGCAAACGATTGGCTATGTAATATTTCATCCAACGATAGCATCTGGTGGAATCTAGATTCCGAAAGCAAATTGAAATACAAAGTTTATTTGAAATACACTTGCGAAGAAAACGAAGTTGGGGGAACCCTGACCCTAAGTTTAAATCAGCAAGAAATAAAGAATCAGATCAAAGAAGCCTTTAATCCTAAGTTCATACCTAGCCCAGATAGAGTTCCTAGAAAAGAAGCTTATGAAAAAACATGGAAAGAATTGTTTTTAGGAACAATTGAAATTCCCGCTGGACAATCACGCATCTATCTAACCACAAATCACGAAGAAGGCAAAACGATTGGCCACATAAAAGGTCTAGTTTTTGAACTTCAAGGAGACTAA
- a CDS encoding Putative peptidoglycan binding domain-containing protein: MKNLFSLLAILFLGVSSTYAQVDLPPNAVPGKCYAKCLKPTQFTTKTEQFVSKAAAKKLSVKGAELGTETSSIVVKEGSSRFEVIPAQFKTETEQMLIKEASKRIELVPNSGGYKTESEKVETSPSYKQYSIVGCADGSSAVAGSKGIAASNEPCFTAMTERIMVKEGYKTLEVIPTQFKTETEKLLVKEASKRFEVVPATYKTVTEQFMTMPAYTRLVVDNNIQFKPVTEKIMVRPSYVRYEVIPAQFKTESLSMLAREAAPAATGAKVPKFKTVTEQVLVKAASKRYEVIPATYKTVTETVTVKEPVKSLSVTEPAYETVTERVKIKESYTKYEKGKVDPTCLSANPDDCRILCLVEVPAEYKTITKRVIKTPARVIENVAPAQTSTITRQVLATPAGVKEIDVPAEYATITKLMFDGFEDNPKGSLSGVQAYQDGTSKAEYMTVSKQVMVKAAEVREVIVPAQFETVTRQLVARGAQVKNVAVPAEYATISKQVVNTPARVNEIEVPAEYTTRSRQVVAAPASTREVEVPAVYASKTKYVCGDNKGNEDGSMAMLSNNNGCGPKVRSIDVPAEYRTVTRYVLAGQPTTREVVIPAEYRTITRQVVANPAGTREISIPAESKTITKTIVKVPATTIEETIPQEMDSYSITSMSGAGSYADWVEVLCENKVTTDRIRAIQMALKNAGYEPGPIDNILGSQTKEALLQYQKDNNLPQGNLNLETLKSLGVNY, from the coding sequence ATGAAAAATTTATTTTCACTCTTAGCGATTTTATTTCTCGGAGTAAGTTCCACTTATGCACAGGTAGATTTACCACCTAATGCCGTTCCTGGTAAGTGCTATGCAAAATGTTTAAAACCTACACAGTTTACAACTAAAACTGAACAATTCGTTTCAAAAGCTGCAGCAAAAAAGTTGTCGGTAAAAGGAGCCGAACTTGGAACTGAAACAAGTTCTATAGTTGTAAAAGAAGGTAGTAGCCGATTTGAAGTTATTCCAGCTCAATTCAAAACAGAAACTGAGCAAATGTTAATCAAAGAGGCAAGCAAAAGAATTGAGTTAGTGCCTAATTCAGGTGGTTATAAGACAGAATCAGAAAAGGTAGAAACGTCTCCATCGTATAAGCAATATTCTATAGTAGGATGTGCTGACGGATCTTCTGCGGTTGCGGGCTCAAAAGGAATTGCTGCTTCCAATGAACCATGTTTCACTGCAATGACAGAAAGAATTATGGTTAAAGAGGGATACAAGACTCTTGAGGTTATTCCCACTCAATTTAAAACTGAGACAGAAAAGCTTTTGGTTAAAGAAGCTTCTAAAAGGTTTGAAGTTGTTCCAGCTACATACAAAACAGTTACGGAGCAATTTATGACTATGCCTGCTTACACAAGATTGGTAGTTGATAATAATATTCAATTCAAGCCAGTGACCGAGAAGATTATGGTTAGACCTTCTTATGTAAGGTATGAAGTAATTCCTGCTCAATTCAAAACCGAATCTTTAAGTATGTTAGCAAGAGAAGCTGCACCAGCCGCAACTGGAGCGAAGGTGCCTAAATTTAAAACGGTAACAGAGCAAGTATTAGTAAAGGCTGCTTCTAAACGATATGAAGTGATACCTGCAACTTATAAGACTGTAACAGAAACTGTAACAGTGAAGGAGCCTGTAAAGTCACTTTCCGTAACAGAGCCAGCTTATGAAACAGTTACTGAAAGAGTAAAAATTAAAGAGTCGTATACAAAATATGAAAAAGGTAAAGTAGATCCGACATGTCTTTCTGCTAATCCTGATGATTGTAGAATCTTATGTTTGGTAGAGGTTCCAGCTGAATACAAGACAATAACAAAGAGAGTAATTAAGACTCCAGCTAGAGTGATAGAAAACGTTGCCCCAGCTCAAACAAGTACAATTACTAGACAAGTACTTGCAACTCCCGCTGGAGTAAAAGAAATAGATGTTCCTGCTGAGTATGCGACTATTACTAAGTTAATGTTTGACGGTTTCGAAGATAATCCTAAAGGATCACTTAGTGGTGTGCAGGCTTATCAAGACGGAACTTCAAAAGCTGAATATATGACAGTTTCTAAGCAAGTTATGGTTAAAGCTGCTGAAGTAAGAGAAGTGATCGTTCCTGCTCAATTCGAAACAGTAACAAGACAATTGGTAGCTCGTGGAGCTCAAGTTAAGAATGTTGCAGTTCCAGCTGAATATGCAACCATTTCTAAGCAAGTTGTAAATACCCCTGCAAGAGTTAATGAAATTGAAGTACCTGCAGAATATACTACAAGATCAAGACAAGTTGTCGCAGCTCCTGCTAGCACAAGAGAAGTAGAGGTTCCAGCTGTATACGCATCGAAGACAAAATATGTATGTGGAGATAACAAAGGAAACGAAGACGGAAGTATGGCAATGCTTTCTAATAATAACGGATGTGGTCCTAAGGTAAGATCAATTGATGTCCCTGCGGAGTATAGAACAGTAACAAGATATGTATTGGCTGGTCAACCAACAACTAGAGAGGTAGTGATCCCTGCAGAATATCGTACGATCACTCGCCAAGTTGTGGCAAATCCTGCTGGAACAAGAGAGATAAGCATCCCTGCTGAGTCTAAGACTATTACTAAAACAATAGTAAAAGTACCTGCAACTACTATAGAAGAGACCATTCCGCAAGAAATGGACTCATACTCAATCACTAGTATGAGTGGAGCTGGATCTTATGCTGACTGGGTAGAGGTACTTTGTGAGAATAAAGTTACTACTGACAGAATCCGTGCAATACAAATGGCACTTAAAAATGCTGGATATGAGCCAGGGCCAATTGATAATATTCTTGGGTCTCAAACCAAAGAAGCTTTATTGCAATATCAAAAAGATAATAACTTACCACAGGGTAATTTGAATCTAGAGACTTTAAAGTCGCTTGGTGTAAACTATTAA
- a CDS encoding Thioredoxin, with product MKTRTYIFFLLAMISLSSFDFGPGKSESSVSFYKGSYDNMLREARKQKKGIILDFWASWCGPCKKMDMETFTDPALAKYIEANYLIFKVDIDTFDGMEITDKFAVESFPSMLIMNHKAKPLEKLKGFYPPHYLEKELKNIVDKYQIIPESYKSELAAN from the coding sequence ATGAAAACACGTACATACATATTCTTTTTACTCGCAATGATAAGTTTATCGTCCTTTGATTTTGGTCCTGGGAAGAGCGAGTCATCCGTTAGTTTCTATAAAGGTTCGTATGACAACATGCTTCGCGAAGCAAGAAAGCAAAAGAAAGGGATCATCCTTGACTTTTGGGCTTCATGGTGTGGGCCATGTAAGAAAATGGACATGGAAACCTTCACTGACCCTGCCTTGGCTAAGTATATCGAGGCTAATTATCTTATCTTTAAAGTGGACATAGATACATTTGATGGCATGGAGATAACGGATAAGTTTGCTGTGGAATCTTTTCCTTCTATGCTTATAATGAATCATAAAGCGAAACCATTAGAAAAGCTCAAAGGGTTTTATCCCCCTCATTATTTAGAGAAAGAGCTTAAAAATATTGTAGATAAATATCAAATTATTCCTGAAAGCTATAAGTCAGAGCTTGCAGCTAACTAA
- a CDS encoding uroporphyrinogen decarboxylase, whose amino-acid sequence MSLQNDLLLRAARQEKVERVPVWMMRQAGRILKEYREVREKAGSFINLATNPAMAAEVTLQPVDILGVDAAIIFSDILVIPEAMDLPYEMIEKKGPYFPKTVKSISDVEKLNTTDIQDRLSYVMEALTIVKKELNNRVPLIGFAGAPFTIFCYMVEGQGSKTFSKAKKMLYTDPVLSHLLLQKITDSTISYLKAQIACGVDLVQIFDSWAGILSPSQYDEFSLPYIKQICDVINEVPKTVFAKGAYFAREGIGQLSCNVVGLDWNMPIAESRKLIPTKTLQGNLDPCVLYGSFAEIEKETKEMLKAFGRQNYIANLGHGVYPDTDPEKVKCFIDTVKTYS is encoded by the coding sequence ATGAGTTTACAAAACGATCTGCTTTTAAGAGCAGCAAGACAAGAGAAAGTAGAAAGAGTGCCTGTATGGATGATGAGACAGGCTGGTAGAATATTAAAAGAGTATAGAGAGGTAAGGGAAAAAGCTGGGAGCTTTATAAACTTAGCTACCAACCCTGCAATGGCAGCGGAAGTTACGCTGCAGCCGGTTGATATTCTTGGAGTGGATGCTGCTATTATCTTTTCTGATATATTGGTAATTCCTGAAGCAATGGATTTGCCATATGAAATGATTGAGAAAAAGGGGCCATATTTCCCCAAAACGGTCAAAAGTATCTCCGATGTTGAAAAACTCAACACAACTGATATTCAGGATAGGTTGTCTTATGTTATGGAAGCTTTGACTATCGTGAAAAAAGAATTGAATAACCGTGTTCCACTTATCGGTTTTGCTGGAGCTCCCTTTACAATTTTTTGTTACATGGTAGAAGGGCAGGGGTCTAAGACCTTTTCTAAAGCAAAAAAAATGCTTTATACTGATCCCGTTCTTTCGCATTTGCTTTTGCAAAAAATAACTGATTCCACTATTTCTTACCTAAAAGCCCAAATTGCTTGTGGAGTGGATCTGGTTCAAATCTTTGATAGTTGGGCAGGTATATTGTCGCCAAGCCAATACGATGAATTTTCATTACCATATATCAAGCAAATCTGTGATGTAATAAATGAGGTTCCTAAAACAGTATTTGCAAAAGGAGCCTATTTTGCAAGAGAAGGAATAGGTCAACTAAGTTGCAACGTTGTTGGTTTAGATTGGAATATGCCAATTGCAGAGTCTAGGAAGTTGATTCCAACGAAAACCCTGCAAGGGAATCTTGATCCATGTGTACTTTATGGTTCATTTGCAGAGATTGAAAAAGAAACCAAGGAAATGTTAAAAGCATTTGGTAGACAGAACTATATAGCTAACCTTGGACATGGTGTTTATCCCGACACTGACCCTGAAAAAGTAAAATGTTTCATTGATACGGTAAAAACTTATTCATAA
- a CDS encoding Outer membrane protein OmpA produces the protein MLVINLEMMLKMKKYIAFLLVIISSQIHAQKLEKLGSAINTEYNELHPVIAPDGETLFFMRESHPSNNYGKNGSNDVWFSNYRSDGRWSVARKMPNTVNKDKFNDLFCITPDGNTILIRGVYDRGRKQNEIGISKCVKTKSGWGQPEKLDIPKLDAMCKGQFLSAYLTNTGKTLILGFSEKKNSAADDLFVSFLDKNGNWSKPESLGNDINTNGIETTPFMASDDRSLYFASDRKGGVGGVDIWVAKRKGRSWNSWSEPVNLGEIINTPEDEYYFSITSSGEYAYLTTKSNTIGKGDIVRFKLKEDKVAEPVVAALQGDDESNKVQVKDLPKKNPETENPLLTSPNPIVMLSGKVVDSRSGNPIEAKIIYETFPDGEEIGIANTDPTTGEYKIVLPYGQRYNVRAIVKDYISIGKTIDVTDVGEYKEIKGENLEVAPILVNTKVPLNNIFFQFGKATLAEESFLELNRLVDVLNDNRNMVIEVQGHTDNVGSDEANLKLSQDRANSVRDYLVSKGIPLERVQSVGYGESKPVASNNTTEGQAKNRRVEFEIVKK, from the coding sequence GTGCTCGTTATTAACCTTGAAATGATGCTAAAAATGAAGAAATACATCGCTTTTTTGCTTGTAATTATTTCAAGTCAAATTCATGCACAAAAACTTGAGAAACTAGGTTCAGCAATTAATACCGAATACAATGAGTTACATCCTGTTATAGCTCCTGATGGCGAAACGCTCTTTTTTATGAGAGAAAGCCACCCATCCAATAACTATGGTAAAAATGGTAGTAACGATGTTTGGTTTTCCAATTATCGGTCGGATGGAAGGTGGTCTGTGGCTAGAAAAATGCCAAATACAGTAAATAAAGACAAGTTTAACGACCTTTTTTGTATTACTCCTGATGGCAATACAATATTAATTCGAGGTGTTTATGACAGAGGGCGTAAGCAGAATGAAATAGGAATTTCTAAATGTGTAAAAACTAAATCTGGATGGGGGCAACCTGAAAAACTGGATATCCCAAAACTAGATGCCATGTGTAAGGGGCAGTTCCTATCGGCGTATTTAACCAATACCGGGAAGACGTTAATCTTAGGTTTTAGCGAAAAGAAAAACAGTGCAGCCGATGATCTTTTTGTTTCTTTTTTGGACAAAAACGGTAATTGGTCCAAGCCTGAATCTCTTGGCAATGATATCAACACCAATGGGATAGAAACCACGCCATTTATGGCCTCGGACGACAGAAGTCTCTATTTTGCTTCAGATAGAAAAGGTGGAGTGGGAGGAGTAGATATTTGGGTCGCAAAGAGGAAGGGTAGATCTTGGAATAGTTGGAGTGAACCAGTAAATCTTGGTGAAATAATTAATACTCCTGAAGACGAATATTATTTTAGCATAACTTCATCTGGAGAGTATGCCTACCTCACTACTAAGAGTAATACAATAGGAAAGGGTGATATTGTCCGCTTCAAATTGAAAGAGGATAAAGTAGCCGAACCAGTTGTTGCCGCTTTGCAGGGAGACGATGAATCTAACAAAGTTCAAGTTAAAGACCTTCCTAAGAAAAATCCCGAAACGGAAAACCCACTTTTAACTTCACCAAATCCAATCGTGATGTTAAGTGGTAAAGTGGTAGACAGTAGGTCGGGTAATCCGATAGAAGCAAAAATTATATATGAAACCTTCCCAGACGGTGAGGAAATTGGTATTGCTAATACTGACCCTACAACAGGTGAATACAAAATTGTGCTTCCCTATGGACAACGTTATAATGTCCGTGCCATAGTAAAGGATTATATATCTATTGGGAAAACTATAGATGTAACGGATGTGGGTGAGTACAAAGAAATAAAAGGAGAAAACCTCGAGGTAGCACCAATCCTAGTTAATACTAAAGTTCCACTTAACAATATTTTCTTTCAATTTGGAAAAGCAACGCTCGCTGAAGAGTCGTTTTTGGAACTAAACCGACTCGTGGATGTGCTAAACGACAACAGAAACATGGTGATTGAGGTCCAAGGTCATACCGATAATGTAGGTTCCGATGAAGCCAATCTTAAGCTTTCTCAAGACAGAGCCAACTCTGTTAGGGACTATTTGGTATCTAAGGGAATTCCGCTCGAACGAGTTCAAAGCGTAGGGTATGGAGAGTCAAAACCAGTTGCTAGTAATAATACTACAGAGGGACAAGCAAAAAATCGTCGTGTAGAATTTGAGATTGTTAAAAAATAG
- a CDS encoding peptidyl-prolyl cis-trans isomerase B (cyclophilin B) has protein sequence MAKAEMVTSKGTMLIEFYDKDAPIAVNNFIKLSKEGYYDGIKFHRVIPNFMIQGGDPTGTGGGGPGYEIPCELDGENQHHDRGVLSMAHRGRNTGGSQFFICHNRSNTAHLDRNHTCFGKVTDGIDIVDLIQQGDVIEKITVIEDVVA, from the coding sequence ATGGCTAAAGCAGAAATGGTGACTTCCAAAGGAACAATGCTAATCGAGTTTTACGATAAGGATGCTCCTATTGCTGTCAATAATTTTATTAAACTTTCGAAAGAAGGATATTATGACGGGATCAAGTTTCATAGAGTAATTCCTAATTTCATGATTCAAGGTGGAGACCCTACTGGAACAGGTGGTGGTGGACCTGGGTATGAGATTCCTTGTGAGTTAGATGGAGAAAATCAGCACCATGATAGAGGTGTTCTTTCTATGGCACACAGAGGTAGAAATACCGGTGGGTCTCAATTCTTTATTTGTCATAATAGAAGTAATACCGCCCATTTGGATAGAAATCATACTTGTTTTGGCAAAGTTACAGACGGTATAGATATAGTTGATTTGATACAGCAAGGTGATGTAATTGAAAAAATTACTGTCATTGAGGATGTTGTAGCATAA